One window of Peteryoungia desertarenae genomic DNA carries:
- the hemH gene encoding ferrochelatase: MTEMPAHWPSDHPKVNFGKVGVLLVNLGTPDGTDYKSMRRYLEEFLTDRRVIEWSRLLWYPILYGIVLNKRPQKVGKAYEEIWNKELDESYLRTYTRSQAEKMAESFKDIPHVHVDWAMRYGQPAIQKKMEEMQKAGCEKILVFPLYPQYAAATTATVNDEAFKALLKMRWQPALRTVPRYHDDPVYIDALACSIEKHLATLDWEPELVITSYHGIPKSYFMKGDPYHCQCYKTSRLLRDRLGWEKDRLMVTFQSRFGPEEWLQPYTDKTVEKLAKEGTKRLAIINPGFVSDCLETLEEIAGEAGEEFLHNGGEKFTHIPCLNDSDDGMRVLEHLVRQELQGWI; this comes from the coding sequence ATGACCGAAATGCCCGCCCACTGGCCGTCTGACCATCCGAAAGTCAATTTTGGAAAGGTCGGCGTTCTTCTTGTTAATCTCGGAACGCCCGACGGCACAGACTATAAATCGATGCGTCGCTATCTGGAGGAATTCCTGACGGACCGGCGCGTCATCGAATGGTCGCGTCTCCTCTGGTATCCCATCCTTTACGGTATTGTCTTGAACAAGCGACCGCAGAAGGTCGGCAAGGCCTATGAGGAGATCTGGAACAAGGAACTCGATGAAAGCTATCTTCGGACCTACACCCGAAGTCAGGCAGAGAAGATGGCGGAAAGTTTCAAAGACATTCCCCATGTTCATGTCGACTGGGCGATGCGCTACGGTCAGCCGGCCATCCAGAAGAAGATGGAAGAGATGCAGAAGGCCGGATGCGAGAAGATCCTCGTTTTCCCGCTCTATCCGCAATATGCAGCCGCAACAACGGCAACCGTGAATGACGAGGCCTTCAAGGCGCTTCTCAAGATGCGCTGGCAGCCGGCGTTGAGAACCGTTCCCCGCTATCACGACGACCCCGTCTATATCGACGCCCTCGCCTGCTCCATCGAGAAGCACCTTGCGACACTCGATTGGGAACCAGAGCTCGTGATCACCTCCTATCACGGCATCCCGAAGTCTTACTTCATGAAGGGCGATCCCTATCACTGCCAATGCTACAAGACCTCACGCCTCCTGCGCGATCGTCTCGGCTGGGAGAAGGATCGTCTGATGGTGACCTTCCAGTCGCGCTTTGGTCCTGAAGAATGGCTGCAGCCCTATACGGACAAGACCGTGGAGAAACTCGCCAAGGAAGGCACAAAGCGACTTGCCATTATCAACCCCGGCTTTGTTTCGGACTGCCTTGAGACGCTTGAAGAAATCGCGGGCGAAGCCGGCGAGGAATTCCTCCACAATGGCGGCGAGAAGTTCACCCATATTCCCTGTCTGAACGATAGCGATGACGGCATGCGCGTTCTTGAACACCTCGTCCGTCAGGAGCTTCAGGGCTGGATCTGA